One part of the Lotus japonicus ecotype B-129 chromosome 2, LjGifu_v1.2 genome encodes these proteins:
- the LOC130736281 gene encoding uncharacterized protein LOC130736281, whose amino-acid sequence MTSFSAGVTGVIKFNGLNYADWSEQIQFQLGYMDLDLTIVTDEKPAAITETSTDDDKSYYEAWVRSNRLCLNLMRMTMTENVKPSMPKTDNAREFMTKVKEFSQSDITDKSIVGTLMSELMTKRFDWSQPIHDHVTSMANLAAKLKSMGMDVSEYFLVQFIINSLPSEFGQFQVNYNTIKEKWNFQEIKAMLIQEEGRLKKEKDHSIHLTTHDGASSSKAKPGRKEQKKDKDLM is encoded by the coding sequence ATGACTTCTTTCTCTGCTGGGGTCACTGGTGTGATTAAGTTCAATGGTCTTAACTATGCTGATTGGTCGGAACAGATTCAGTTTCAACTGGGTTATATGGATTTAGACCTAACAATAGTTACAGATGAAAAGCCTGCAGCCATTACTGAGACCAGTACGGATGATGACAAGTCTTATTATGAGGCTTGGGTAAGGTCTAATAGGTTGTGTTTGAacttaatgagaatgacaatgaCTGAAAATGTTAAGCCATCCATGCCCAAAACAGACAATGCAAGGGAATTTATGACAAAAGTTAAGGAGTTCTCACAATCAGACATAACTGACAAGTCCATTGTGGGAACTCTAATGAGTGAGTTGATGACCAAAAGGTTTGATTGGTCTCAACCCATTCATGATCATGTGACTAGCATGGCAAATCTGGCAGCAAAGCTGAAGTCCATGGGTATGGATGTAAGTGAGTATTTTCTCGTACAGTTTATCATCAACTCACTTCCTTCTGAGTTTGGCCAGTTCCAGGTGAACTACAACACCATTAAGGAAAAATGGAACTTTCAGGAAATTAAGGCCATGTTGATTCAGGAGGAAGGGAGattaaagaaagagaaagaccACTCCATTCATCTCACGACTCATGATGGAGCTAGTAGCAGCAAGGCTAAACCAGGTAGAAAGGAACAGAAGAAGGACAAAGActtaatgtga